The following coding sequences are from one Streptomyces sp. V3I7 window:
- a CDS encoding MFS transporter, producing MTTTTGYRRLFRTPEFTPLFLGSAAQTAASTLSGLALATLVYRATGSPLLSAISMFGPSLAQVLGATVLLSGSDRLPPRAALAGIALAFAAGTAVLALPGLPIGAVFALILVLGLVASLGGGVRWGLLNEILGKDAKGGYLLGRSVFNMMVGVMQITGYATGGALLILLSARTALLLSALLYLTAALVLRLGLTDRRPRSAGRLSVSATWRTNALLWSARPRRLTYLGLWIPNGLVVGCESLFVAYAPGAAGTLFACGALGMLAGDLTVGRLLPPSLRARLTTPLLLLLAMPYLALAMRPPLPVAAFCIAVASVGFGASLVQQERLMSLTPDELSGHALGLHSAGMLTMQGVSATLAGSVAQVTSPAAAMAVMATASIAVTVALAVRNRGVRNAESEVGVVA from the coding sequence ATGACCACGACCACCGGCTACCGGCGTCTCTTCCGCACCCCGGAGTTCACCCCCCTCTTCCTCGGCTCGGCCGCCCAGACCGCCGCCTCGACGCTGAGCGGACTCGCCCTGGCCACGCTCGTCTACCGGGCGACCGGCTCGCCGCTGCTGTCGGCGATCAGCATGTTCGGCCCCTCGCTCGCCCAAGTGCTGGGCGCCACCGTCCTGTTGTCGGGCTCCGACCGGCTGCCACCGCGGGCCGCGCTCGCCGGGATCGCGCTCGCCTTCGCGGCCGGTACGGCCGTGCTCGCCCTGCCCGGCCTGCCGATCGGCGCCGTCTTCGCCCTCATCCTCGTCCTCGGCCTGGTCGCCTCGCTGGGCGGCGGGGTCCGCTGGGGACTGCTGAACGAGATCCTCGGCAAGGACGCCAAGGGCGGCTATCTGCTGGGACGTTCGGTGTTCAACATGATGGTCGGGGTCATGCAGATCACCGGATACGCGACGGGCGGCGCCCTGCTCATCCTGCTCTCCGCGCGCACCGCCCTGCTGCTGTCGGCGCTGCTGTACCTCACCGCCGCCCTGGTCCTGCGCCTCGGCCTCACCGACCGCCGCCCCCGGTCGGCGGGCCGCCTCTCGGTCTCGGCGACCTGGCGCACCAACGCGCTGCTGTGGTCCGCGCGCCCGCGCCGCCTGACCTACCTGGGGCTGTGGATCCCCAACGGCCTCGTCGTCGGCTGCGAGTCCCTCTTCGTGGCGTACGCCCCCGGCGCCGCCGGCACGCTGTTCGCCTGCGGGGCCCTGGGCATGCTGGCCGGCGACCTGACGGTCGGCCGCCTGCTCCCGCCCTCCCTCCGCGCCCGGCTGACCACCCCGCTGCTCCTGCTGCTGGCCATGCCGTACCTCGCCCTCGCCATGCGCCCGCCGCTCCCGGTCGCCGCGTTCTGCATCGCCGTCGCCTCGGTCGGCTTCGGCGCAAGCCTCGTCCAGCAGGAGCGCCTGATGTCCCTGACCCCGGACGAGCTCAGCGGCCACGCCCTCGGCCTGCACTCGGCGGGCATGCTCACGATGCAGGGGGTGAGCGCGACGCTGGCGGGCTCGGTCGCGCAGGTCACGTCACCGGCGGCGGCGATGGCGGTGATGG